Proteins co-encoded in one Bacillus spongiae genomic window:
- a CDS encoding DUF7660 family protein has translation MLHNKVEEVKSREDLIKFLLHLRKDLQTKGNAWENITLKDYLEAMEAWVEDMDGYYLNTNQPIPKQPSWKTIADILYAATMYE, from the coding sequence ATGCTACACAATAAGGTAGAAGAGGTTAAGAGTAGGGAAGATTTAATTAAATTTCTTCTTCACTTGAGAAAGGATTTACAAACAAAGGGTAATGCTTGGGAGAACATTACCCTTAAAGATTATTTAGAGGCTATGGAAGCGTGGGTGGAAGATATGGACGGATACTATTTAAATACAAATCAGCCAATCCCTAAACAACCATCTTGGAAGACAATCGCTGACATCCTTTATGCTGCAACTATGTATGAATGA